The Desulfolucanica intricata genome includes a region encoding these proteins:
- a CDS encoding helicase-related protein — translation MTEQYIKTIENKGLRSRAWLLSYKTSSTVIDGRPVNILKDFYIPALSLSARYDRMAGYFRSSSLAAASQGFSSFVGRKGKMRLIVGADLEPGDVRAILDGDSKRLETQLNTELEGAESWPVNVKNGMTLLAWMVSYGHLEVRVAFRVHGKTGEPISFESVEDGYVHEKWFVLHDEFGNRLYGSGTLNESKTALVLNAENIDVHCDWWGETERVRVDDAEKSFEDLWNGRSCNLLVMTLPEAVQHKLVKLAEGIDRPVEIDGSSSVSAGAGSPSVLERLRFAVLRDGPKMPGGRLVGMETAPVKPWPHQAVVVRRLVETWPHSYLLCDEVGLGKTIEAGLAFRSLYLSGLVKRILIAAPKSLTRQWHRQMASKVLLSFGLVRTGPGASHEYIFPSEETLQAASIFEPDLAIVSTGLLARRDRARDLLHTKPFDIALVDEAHAARRRNPTGGPGAPPDFGHLYTSISDYLRKSVRSLWLATATPMQINPVEVCDLLALTNRVGAFQLDPSLTLQYYEILGRLVHGEELSQQEWEFLRQAVGAVKMQDPLLWNFIEECVIDGRISSTVRQWLDRGRNPRGRERNLISRLIFTASPLARVMLRHTRQLLEIYRDKGQLQENLARRNILPLPRIYFTSLERRIYDQLEDYCRGLARQINRHGDYQSRQMAGFLLSLLRLRFASSLYAFRETLRRRLSKVEATLRHQSLQINEEADGEDFFFDDFRYGGEDEDDAAAVQSLLKNRTKPDLEWERTRLKAMLDEMSDLTGPSSKMTELLRRLDRRRDGQTGRIRQTVIFTRFYDTLQDIVSRLRRSNPGMLIGTYSGKGGEYFDSQRGEMISVNREDVKERFICGEIDVLVCTDAAAEGLNLQTADFLVNFDLGWNPMKVEQRIGRIDRIGQKHKNIYVLNLCYVDSVEEIVYGRLLDRLAKASMIVGTQQISMLPLETEDFEQLAAGEITPEELEYRALERVKEQKKYRERMEIPPQELYEIYMRISRKAERASVPVDLPAIWEALSSSQYLRELGCAADTVKSEQIIRLSGIGGVPDGTVLTVSRQLFDEGMAGGGNRVHFASYGDPYFDAVLDHMNSFDLPGCVRRIAVPVRGMDGVEIVGYAVACRGAGGAREVRFVRGWKDLKEIVLAEEESLTEAEVEPIQRQLEHMAIEEFEPCRAAERIERENVRAARAQEMLNFLVIQDLLGNRAKAAGEGALFWPAMREVESLFEDRENVIVPGLPADLLRPVESDLLFQCQIPTVGNKAHIRVPRILGRTAIDAAVRVAGSMKAKKSTLTADRVLGRLKKEVKDLRLRL, via the coding sequence ATGACGGAGCAGTACATCAAAACTATTGAAAATAAAGGCCTGCGATCCCGCGCTTGGCTCCTTTCTTATAAAACTTCTTCCACTGTCATTGATGGCCGGCCGGTGAATATATTGAAGGATTTCTATATCCCGGCTCTTAGCTTATCCGCGCGGTATGACCGTATGGCCGGGTATTTTCGGTCATCTTCTTTGGCTGCCGCTTCCCAGGGATTCTCGTCCTTTGTAGGGCGGAAGGGCAAAATGCGACTAATCGTGGGTGCCGACTTGGAGCCAGGGGATGTGCGGGCTATTTTAGACGGGGATTCTAAGCGGCTGGAAACACAATTAAATACTGAGCTTGAAGGGGCGGAATCCTGGCCGGTGAACGTAAAAAACGGTATGACGCTTTTGGCCTGGATGGTGTCCTACGGCCATCTGGAGGTGCGAGTTGCCTTCCGGGTACATGGGAAGACCGGGGAACCTATTTCCTTTGAATCTGTGGAGGATGGCTATGTACATGAAAAATGGTTTGTGCTGCATGATGAATTTGGCAACCGCCTTTACGGTTCGGGAACTCTTAACGAGTCAAAAACAGCTCTGGTTTTAAATGCTGAAAACATTGATGTTCATTGTGACTGGTGGGGAGAGACGGAACGGGTTAGGGTTGATGATGCGGAAAAAAGCTTTGAAGATCTGTGGAACGGCAGGTCCTGTAACCTTTTAGTAATGACGCTTCCGGAAGCGGTGCAGCATAAATTGGTGAAACTGGCAGAGGGCATTGATCGCCCGGTGGAGATCGACGGCAGCAGTTCTGTGTCTGCAGGCGCTGGGTCGCCTTCGGTTTTGGAGCGCCTGCGTTTTGCCGTGCTGCGTGACGGTCCTAAAATGCCCGGCGGGCGGCTGGTAGGTATGGAAACAGCGCCGGTAAAGCCCTGGCCACATCAGGCGGTGGTGGTGCGCCGGCTGGTAGAAACTTGGCCGCATTCATATCTTTTATGCGATGAGGTTGGTCTCGGCAAAACTATTGAAGCCGGGCTTGCTTTCCGCTCTCTGTACCTATCGGGGTTGGTCAAGCGGATACTTATTGCTGCGCCAAAGAGTTTAACCCGGCAGTGGCACCGGCAGATGGCCTCCAAGGTACTACTCTCATTCGGCCTGGTGCGTACTGGGCCAGGTGCTTCTCACGAGTATATATTTCCCTCGGAGGAAACCCTGCAGGCGGCGTCCATTTTCGAACCGGACCTGGCCATTGTGTCTACCGGCCTTTTAGCCCGGCGTGACCGGGCCAGGGATCTTTTGCACACAAAGCCCTTTGACATTGCTCTTGTGGATGAAGCACATGCCGCGCGAAGACGCAACCCCACCGGCGGTCCCGGAGCACCCCCGGATTTTGGGCATTTATATACATCTATCAGTGATTACTTGCGGAAAAGTGTGCGTAGTTTATGGCTGGCTACAGCTACACCGATGCAAATAAACCCTGTGGAAGTCTGTGATCTTTTGGCACTCACTAACCGTGTAGGAGCTTTTCAGCTTGACCCATCTTTAACGCTGCAATATTACGAAATTCTCGGCCGGCTGGTGCATGGTGAAGAGCTTAGTCAACAGGAATGGGAATTCTTACGGCAAGCCGTAGGGGCAGTTAAGATGCAGGATCCCTTGCTCTGGAATTTTATTGAAGAATGTGTTATTGATGGCCGTATAAGCAGTACTGTCCGGCAGTGGCTTGATAGGGGACGCAATCCCCGTGGGCGTGAACGAAATTTAATCAGTCGTCTGATTTTCACAGCATCACCGCTGGCGCGAGTGATGCTGCGGCATACCCGGCAGCTATTAGAGATTTATCGTGATAAGGGTCAGCTCCAGGAAAATCTGGCCCGTCGAAACATCCTACCTTTACCCCGCATATATTTTACATCCCTGGAACGGCGCATTTATGACCAGTTAGAGGACTATTGCCGTGGTTTGGCCAGGCAAATCAATAGGCATGGGGATTATCAATCACGACAAATGGCCGGTTTTTTACTGAGTTTGCTGCGGCTTAGATTTGCTTCCAGTCTCTATGCATTTCGGGAGACATTAAGGCGACGTCTGAGTAAGGTAGAGGCTACTCTTCGTCACCAGTCCCTCCAAATTAACGAGGAAGCTGATGGGGAAGATTTCTTCTTTGACGATTTCAGGTATGGGGGTGAAGATGAAGACGATGCGGCGGCGGTGCAATCTCTTTTAAAGAACCGGACAAAACCGGACCTGGAATGGGAGCGAACCCGCCTAAAGGCTATGCTGGATGAAATGTCTGACTTAACCGGGCCGTCCTCAAAAATGACAGAACTCTTGCGGAGGTTAGATAGGAGACGGGATGGGCAGACCGGGCGTATTCGCCAGACCGTGATTTTTACGCGTTTTTATGATACGCTGCAGGATATTGTGTCCCGGCTGCGCCGGAGTAATCCAGGTATGCTCATTGGGACATATTCGGGTAAAGGTGGGGAGTATTTTGACTCCCAACGGGGAGAAATGATAAGTGTAAACCGGGAGGATGTAAAAGAGCGGTTTATATGTGGAGAAATTGACGTTTTGGTGTGTACCGATGCCGCTGCGGAAGGTCTTAACCTACAGACTGCGGACTTTTTGGTTAATTTTGATCTGGGTTGGAACCCCATGAAAGTGGAACAGCGTATAGGACGTATTGACCGTATAGGGCAAAAGCATAAAAATATATATGTATTAAACTTGTGTTATGTGGACAGCGTTGAAGAGATAGTATATGGCCGTTTGCTGGATCGCCTTGCTAAGGCCAGCATGATTGTAGGCACCCAGCAGATTTCAATGCTGCCTCTGGAAACAGAAGACTTTGAGCAACTGGCTGCGGGTGAAATTACTCCGGAAGAACTTGAGTACCGCGCCTTGGAGCGAGTTAAAGAACAGAAAAAATATAGAGAACGCATGGAAATTCCCCCACAAGAACTATATGAAATATATATGCGTATATCCCGGAAAGCCGAGCGGGCGTCGGTACCTGTAGACTTGCCGGCAATATGGGAAGCATTGAGCTCATCTCAATATTTGAGGGAATTGGGCTGTGCTGCTGATACAGTTAAAAGTGAGCAAATAATCAGGCTTTCCGGTATTGGTGGGGTACCGGACGGGACGGTATTGACCGTTTCTCGCCAGTTATTTGATGAGGGTATGGCGGGTGGTGGAAATAGAGTGCATTTTGCTTCCTATGGTGATCCGTATTTTGATGCTGTGTTGGACCATATGAATAGTTTTGACTTGCCTGGATGTGTACGGAGAATTGCTGTGCCGGTAAGAGGTATGGATGGCGTGGAAATAGTGGGGTACGCTGTTGCATGTCGTGGTGCCGGTGGTGCCCGCGAGGTGCGGTTTGTACGTGGGTGGAAAGACCTTAAAGAAATCGTTTTGGCAGAAGAAGAGAGTCTAACCGAGGCTGAGGTAGAACCCATACAAAGACAACTGGAACACATGGCTATTGAGGAATTTGAACCCTGCCGAGCGGCAGAACGTATTGAGCGGGAAAACGTGCGTGCTGCCAGGGCACAGGAAATGTTAAACTTTCTGGTCATTCAAGATTTACTGGGCAACAGGGCAAAGGCTGCCGGGGAAGGTGCTCTTTTCTGGCCGGCAATGCGGGAAGTAGAATCACTCTTTGAAGACCGGGAAAATGTTATCGTACCCGGTCTGCCAGCAGACCTTTTACGACCGGTGGAAAGTGATTTGCTTTTTCAATGTCAGATACCAACCGTGGGCAATAAAGCACATATTAGAGTGCCGCGCATACTGGGCCGCACAGCCATTGACGCCGCCGTACGTGTTGCTGGAAGTATGAAGGCTAAAAAGAGTACGCTGACGGCGGATAGGGTGTTGGGGCGATTGAAAAAGGAAGTGAAAGATTTAAGGTTGAGGTTGTGA